In Electrophorus electricus isolate fEleEle1 chromosome 6, fEleEle1.pri, whole genome shotgun sequence, a single genomic region encodes these proteins:
- the pkn3 gene encoding serine/threonine-protein kinase N2 isoform X1, with protein MASVTLQSGGLRGLAEGDLLDPEFQQRLEDARAVLRQEIQRELKIKEAAERLRRAVTNRKSAADVEGQLRASSRKLEQLHWELQELNARAMATERESGPAAASSPDPFHWEDTTSPLSSRIRTLRKQLTMELKVKQGAENIIQTYASRSVKDRKMLSTAQQMLQDSRTKIELLRMQIVKVTQAREGEREATAPDGRPSETISPLELRLEELRHHLRIEAAVAEGAKNVVKQLGGRRVQDRRALAEAQARLQESSQKLDLLRLSLERRLAELPQDHPKRAAIKEELTVGASPSAQGLQRERRPSSPSASTCSLFKPASLTGHLEVRLMGCQDLLEAVPGRCRVSCPSSTPGSPSEAKSLRMRTGLSTRSANGKTAKGDELSAEISAVLKVDNRMVGRTHWRTVGKEAWDQSFTIELERSRELEIGVYWRDWRALCAVKFLRLEDFLDNQRHGMCLYLEPQGTLFTEVRFINPVIERHPKLQRQKRIFPKEKGKNFLRAAQMNMNFATWGRLMMSVLPPCSSTLTAMSPPLAAPDMPAPRPDLTPPPSAEKTPTSPIPPPRDTAVVKLNFSEERPPKPPRLYLSPSAESPGHKHSKGNSSEAPRDQDLRPTRKRKEDLQMDDFRCISVLGRGHFGKVLLAEYKHTGKLYAIKALKKGDVVTRDEVDSLICEKRIFETINASSHPFLVNLHGCFQTCDHVCFVMEYSPGGDLMTHIHTSIFTERQTRFYAACVLLGLEFLHQNKIVYRDLKLDNLLMDADGFVRIADFGLCKEGMGHGDRTSTFCGTPEFLAPEVLTDSTYTRAVDWWGLGVLIYEMLVGESPFPGDDEEEVFDSIVNDEVRYPRFLSPESASIMQKLLQKNPEKRLGAGEQDANEVKTHRFFQGLDWEALLAKRLRPPFLPSIKAPADVSNFDEEFTRLRPVLTPPHTPFFLTAAQQEIFADFDFSSLS; from the exons ATGGCGAGTGTGACCCTTCAG AGCGGTGGCCTGCGGGGCTTGGCCGAGGGTGACCTCCTGGACCCCGAGTTCCAGCAGCGGCTTGAGGACGCGCGCGCCGTACTCCGCCAGGAGATCCAGCGCGAGCTGAAGATCAAGGAGGCGGCGGAGCGCCTGCGGCGCGCCGTCACCAACCGGAAGAGCGCCGCCGACGTGGAGGGTCAGTTGCGCGCCTCCAGCCGCAAGCTGGAGCAGCTCCACTGGGAGCTGCAGGAGCTGAACGCACGCGCCATGgccacagagagggagagcggaCCGG CCGCTGCCTCGTCTCCGGACCCTTTCCACTGGGAGGACACCACATCCCCGCTGTCCAGCCGTATCCGCACCCTGAGGAAACAGCTCACCATGGAGCTCAAAGTGAAGCAGGGGGCCGAGAACATCATCCAGACCTACGCCAGCCGCTCGGTGAAG GACAGGAAGATGCTGTCCACAGCCCAGCAGATGCTTCAGGACAGCCGGACCAAGATTGAGCTGCTGCGCATGCAGATCGTGAAAGTGACCCAGGCCAGGGAGGGCGAGCGGGAGGCCACGGCCCCGGACG GCCGACCCTCCGAGACCATCAGTCCCCTGGAGCTCAGGCTGGAGGAGTTGCGGCACCACCTGCGGATCGAGGCCGCCGTGGCAGAAGGGGCGAAGAACGTGGTGAAGCAGCTCGGAGGGCGCAGGGTGCAGGACCGCCGGGCGCTGGCAGAG GCCCAAGCCCGTTTGCAGGAGTCCTCTCAGAAGTTGGATCTCCTGCGTCTGTCCCTGGAGCGACGGCTCGCAGAACTCCCCCAGGACCACCCCAAACGCGCCGCCATCAAGGAGGAGCTGACGGTGGGCGCCTCGCCCAGTGCCCAGGGCCTACAGAGGGAGCGCcgcccttcctcaccctcagctTCCACATGCTCGCTCTTCAAACCAGCCAGTCTCACGG GTCACCTGGAGGTCAGGCTCATGGGCTGCCAGGATCTGCTGGAGGCGGTGCCGGGCCGCTGCCGCGTGTCCtgcccctcctccacacccgGCAGCCCCTCCGAGGCCAAGTCCCTGAGGATGAGGACCGGCCTGTCCACACGCAGCGCCAACGGCAAGACAGCCAAGGGCGACGAGCTCTCCG CGGAGATCAGCGCAGTGCTGAAGGTGGATAACCGCATGGTGGGCCGCACACACTGGCGGACCGTGGGCAAGGAGGCCTGGGATCAGAGCTTCACCATCGAGCTGGAGCGG TCTCGCGAGCTGGAGATCGGCGTGTACTGGCGGGACTGGAGGGCCCTGTGCGCCGTCAAGTTCCTGCGCCTGGAGGACTTCCTGGATAACCAGCGGCACGGCATGTGCCTCTACCTGGAGCCGCAAGGCACGCTCTTCACTGAG GTCAGGTTCATCAATCCTGTTATTGAGCGGCATCCAAAACTACAGCGGCAGAAGCGTATATTTCCCAAAGAGAAAG GTAAAAACTTCCTGCGGGCGGCGCAGATGAACATGAACTTCGCCACATGGGGGCGcctgatgatgagtgtgttGCCGCCGTGCAGCAGCACCCTAACGGCCATGAGCCCACCGCTGGCCGCCCCCGACATGCCCGCCCCCAGGCCGGACCTTACCCCCCCGCCGTCTGCGGAGAAGACCCCCACCTCCCCGATCCCTCCCCCCAG AGACACCGCGGTGGTCAAGCTGAACTTCAGCGAGGAGCGACCTCCCAAGCCCCCGCGCCTCTACCTGAGCCCGTCGGCAGAGAGCCCAGGCCACAAG CACTCCAAAGGAAACTCTTCTGAAGCACCCAGAGACCAGGATCTGCGGCCCACTCGGAA GAGGAAAGAGGACTTGCAGATGGATGATTTTCGCTGCATCTCTGTCCTTGGCCGAGGTCACTTTGGAAAG GTGCTGCTGGCTGAGTACAAGCACACGGGGAAGCTGTACGCCATCAAAGCCCTGAAGAAAGGCGACGTGGTGACGCGCGATGAAGTAGACAG CCTGATATGTGAGAAGAGGATCTTTGAAACCATCAACGCTTCTAGTCATCCGTTCCTGGTGAACCTGCACGGCTGTTTCCAGACGTGCGACCATGTGTGCTTTGTTATGGAGTACTCGCCCGGGGGAGACCTGAtgacccacatacacaccagtaTCTTTACTGAGCGACAGACCCG GTTTTATGCTGCCTGTGTACTTCTGGGACTTGAGTTTCTGCATCAGAACAAAATTGTTTACCG GGACCTGAAACTGGACAATCTATTGATGGATGCTGATGGTTTTGTGAGGATAGCAGATTTTGGACTTTGCAAAGAGG GTATGGGGCACGGAGACCGCACATCCACGTTCTGTGGAACCCCAGAGTTCCTGGCCCCTGAGGTTCTGACGGACAGCACCTACACCCGCGCCGTGGACTGGTGGGGCCTCGGCGTGCTCATCTACGAGATGCTGGTGGGAGAG TCTCCGTTCCCAGGCGATGACGAAGAGGAGGTCTTTGACAGCATAGTCAATGATGAAGTGCGCTACCCTAGGTTTCTCTCTCCAGAGTCGGCCTCTATAATGCAGAAG CTGTTGCAGAAAAACCCAGAGAAAAGGCTGGGCGCGGGAGAGCAGGACGCCAACGAAGTGAAGACGCACAGGTTCTTCCAG GGGCTGGACTGGGAGGCGCTGTTGGCCAAGCGCCTCAGGCCTCCGTTCCTGCCCAGCATCAAGGCCCCGGCGGACGTCAGCAACTTCGACGAGGAGTTCACGCGCCTCAGACCCGTGCTCACCCCGCCGCACACGCCCTTCTTCCTCACCGCGGCGCAGCAGGAGATCTTCGCTGACTTTGACTTCTCCTCGCTAAGTTGA
- the zdhhc12b gene encoding probable palmitoyltransferase ZDHHC12 isoform X1 — translation MFKNVFGSGFLVRTAHVILTWVITLILFLHDTDLRKQEETGELLVPVVFVLLVLVSVLLYFAVSLMDPGFVLSDDCDLQLILGISEEQQDMIPQTKSLRQRRCGHCLLQQPMRSKHCQTCQHCVRRYDHHCPWIENCVGERNHRWFVLYLAVQLIVLLWGLHMAWSGFSHAATWQLWLKANGVLLATAVVAAVLSLTVLLLLGSHLYLVSLNTTTWEFMSRHRISYLKHCGADENPFDRGTLRNLWGFFCMWETVVWEHVYFRQGSEPT, via the exons ATGTTCAAAAATGTGTTCGGTTCAGGATTCCTCGTAAGAACCGCTCATGTTATCCTGACATGGGTTATAACGTTGATTCTGTTCCTGCACGACACCG ATCTCCGAAAGCAGGAGGAAACGGGAGAGCTATTAGTTCCCGTCGTGTTCGTTCTGTTGGTGCTGGTGTCCGTGCTGCTGTACTTCGCAGTCTCGCTTATGGACCCGGGGTTTGTCCTGTCCGACGACTGTGACCTCCAG CTGATTCTTGGCATCAGTGAGGAGCAGCAGGACATGATTCCTCAGACCAAGTCGCTACGACAGCGTCGCTGCGGACACTGCTTGTTGCAG CAACCTATGAGATCCAAACACTGCCAGACCTGTCAGCATTGTGTGCGTCGCTACGACCACCACTGCCCCTGGATCGAGAACTGTGTTGGGGAGAGGAACCACCGCTGGTTTGTGCTGTACTTGGCTGTTCAGCTCATAGTCTTGCTGTGGGGACTACACATGGCCTG GTCGGGCTTCAGTCACGCGGCTACGTGGCAGCTGTGGCTGAAAGCCAACGGCGTGCTGCTGGCAACTGCAGTGGTGGCAGCGGTCCTCTCCCTGACGGTGCTGCTTCTCCTGGGCTCACACCTGTACCTGGTGTCCCTGAACACCACCACCTGGGAGTTCATGTCCCGACACCGCATCTCCTACCTCAAGCACTGCGGCGCGGACGAGAACCCCTTCGACCGCGGGACCTTACGCAACCTCTGGGGCTTTTTCTGCATGTGGGAAACAGTGGTGTGGGAGCATGTCTACTTCAGACAAGGCAGCGAGCCCACTTAA
- the pkn3 gene encoding serine/threonine-protein kinase N2 isoform X2 has product MGREEDEGDVIQQSDSPRKMTDELLSCLERGRALWTDRKMLSTAQQMLQDSRTKIELLRMQIVKVTQAREGEREATAPDGRPSETISPLELRLEELRHHLRIEAAVAEGAKNVVKQLGGRRVQDRRALAEAQARLQESSQKLDLLRLSLERRLAELPQDHPKRAAIKEELTVGASPSAQGLQRERRPSSPSASTCSLFKPASLTGHLEVRLMGCQDLLEAVPGRCRVSCPSSTPGSPSEAKSLRMRTGLSTRSANGKTAKGDELSAEISAVLKVDNRMVGRTHWRTVGKEAWDQSFTIELERSRELEIGVYWRDWRALCAVKFLRLEDFLDNQRHGMCLYLEPQGTLFTEVRFINPVIERHPKLQRQKRIFPKEKGKNFLRAAQMNMNFATWGRLMMSVLPPCSSTLTAMSPPLAAPDMPAPRPDLTPPPSAEKTPTSPIPPPRDTAVVKLNFSEERPPKPPRLYLSPSAESPGHKHSKGNSSEAPRDQDLRPTRKRKEDLQMDDFRCISVLGRGHFGKVLLAEYKHTGKLYAIKALKKGDVVTRDEVDSLICEKRIFETINASSHPFLVNLHGCFQTCDHVCFVMEYSPGGDLMTHIHTSIFTERQTRFYAACVLLGLEFLHQNKIVYRDLKLDNLLMDADGFVRIADFGLCKEGMGHGDRTSTFCGTPEFLAPEVLTDSTYTRAVDWWGLGVLIYEMLVGESPFPGDDEEEVFDSIVNDEVRYPRFLSPESASIMQKLLQKNPEKRLGAGEQDANEVKTHRFFQGLDWEALLAKRLRPPFLPSIKAPADVSNFDEEFTRLRPVLTPPHTPFFLTAAQQEIFADFDFSSLS; this is encoded by the exons atggggagagaggaggatgaaggggATGTCATACAGCAGTCTGACAGTCCACGAAAGATGACGGATGAGCTGCTGAGCTGCCTAGAGCGTGGGAGAGCGCTGTGGACG GACAGGAAGATGCTGTCCACAGCCCAGCAGATGCTTCAGGACAGCCGGACCAAGATTGAGCTGCTGCGCATGCAGATCGTGAAAGTGACCCAGGCCAGGGAGGGCGAGCGGGAGGCCACGGCCCCGGACG GCCGACCCTCCGAGACCATCAGTCCCCTGGAGCTCAGGCTGGAGGAGTTGCGGCACCACCTGCGGATCGAGGCCGCCGTGGCAGAAGGGGCGAAGAACGTGGTGAAGCAGCTCGGAGGGCGCAGGGTGCAGGACCGCCGGGCGCTGGCAGAG GCCCAAGCCCGTTTGCAGGAGTCCTCTCAGAAGTTGGATCTCCTGCGTCTGTCCCTGGAGCGACGGCTCGCAGAACTCCCCCAGGACCACCCCAAACGCGCCGCCATCAAGGAGGAGCTGACGGTGGGCGCCTCGCCCAGTGCCCAGGGCCTACAGAGGGAGCGCcgcccttcctcaccctcagctTCCACATGCTCGCTCTTCAAACCAGCCAGTCTCACGG GTCACCTGGAGGTCAGGCTCATGGGCTGCCAGGATCTGCTGGAGGCGGTGCCGGGCCGCTGCCGCGTGTCCtgcccctcctccacacccgGCAGCCCCTCCGAGGCCAAGTCCCTGAGGATGAGGACCGGCCTGTCCACACGCAGCGCCAACGGCAAGACAGCCAAGGGCGACGAGCTCTCCG CGGAGATCAGCGCAGTGCTGAAGGTGGATAACCGCATGGTGGGCCGCACACACTGGCGGACCGTGGGCAAGGAGGCCTGGGATCAGAGCTTCACCATCGAGCTGGAGCGG TCTCGCGAGCTGGAGATCGGCGTGTACTGGCGGGACTGGAGGGCCCTGTGCGCCGTCAAGTTCCTGCGCCTGGAGGACTTCCTGGATAACCAGCGGCACGGCATGTGCCTCTACCTGGAGCCGCAAGGCACGCTCTTCACTGAG GTCAGGTTCATCAATCCTGTTATTGAGCGGCATCCAAAACTACAGCGGCAGAAGCGTATATTTCCCAAAGAGAAAG GTAAAAACTTCCTGCGGGCGGCGCAGATGAACATGAACTTCGCCACATGGGGGCGcctgatgatgagtgtgttGCCGCCGTGCAGCAGCACCCTAACGGCCATGAGCCCACCGCTGGCCGCCCCCGACATGCCCGCCCCCAGGCCGGACCTTACCCCCCCGCCGTCTGCGGAGAAGACCCCCACCTCCCCGATCCCTCCCCCCAG AGACACCGCGGTGGTCAAGCTGAACTTCAGCGAGGAGCGACCTCCCAAGCCCCCGCGCCTCTACCTGAGCCCGTCGGCAGAGAGCCCAGGCCACAAG CACTCCAAAGGAAACTCTTCTGAAGCACCCAGAGACCAGGATCTGCGGCCCACTCGGAA GAGGAAAGAGGACTTGCAGATGGATGATTTTCGCTGCATCTCTGTCCTTGGCCGAGGTCACTTTGGAAAG GTGCTGCTGGCTGAGTACAAGCACACGGGGAAGCTGTACGCCATCAAAGCCCTGAAGAAAGGCGACGTGGTGACGCGCGATGAAGTAGACAG CCTGATATGTGAGAAGAGGATCTTTGAAACCATCAACGCTTCTAGTCATCCGTTCCTGGTGAACCTGCACGGCTGTTTCCAGACGTGCGACCATGTGTGCTTTGTTATGGAGTACTCGCCCGGGGGAGACCTGAtgacccacatacacaccagtaTCTTTACTGAGCGACAGACCCG GTTTTATGCTGCCTGTGTACTTCTGGGACTTGAGTTTCTGCATCAGAACAAAATTGTTTACCG GGACCTGAAACTGGACAATCTATTGATGGATGCTGATGGTTTTGTGAGGATAGCAGATTTTGGACTTTGCAAAGAGG GTATGGGGCACGGAGACCGCACATCCACGTTCTGTGGAACCCCAGAGTTCCTGGCCCCTGAGGTTCTGACGGACAGCACCTACACCCGCGCCGTGGACTGGTGGGGCCTCGGCGTGCTCATCTACGAGATGCTGGTGGGAGAG TCTCCGTTCCCAGGCGATGACGAAGAGGAGGTCTTTGACAGCATAGTCAATGATGAAGTGCGCTACCCTAGGTTTCTCTCTCCAGAGTCGGCCTCTATAATGCAGAAG CTGTTGCAGAAAAACCCAGAGAAAAGGCTGGGCGCGGGAGAGCAGGACGCCAACGAAGTGAAGACGCACAGGTTCTTCCAG GGGCTGGACTGGGAGGCGCTGTTGGCCAAGCGCCTCAGGCCTCCGTTCCTGCCCAGCATCAAGGCCCCGGCGGACGTCAGCAACTTCGACGAGGAGTTCACGCGCCTCAGACCCGTGCTCACCCCGCCGCACACGCCCTTCTTCCTCACCGCGGCGCAGCAGGAGATCTTCGCTGACTTTGACTTCTCCTCGCTAAGTTGA
- the zdhhc12b gene encoding probable palmitoyltransferase ZDHHC12 isoform X2 has protein sequence MGYNVDSVPARHRLFNADLRKQEETGELLVPVVFVLLVLVSVLLYFAVSLMDPGFVLSDDCDLQLILGISEEQQDMIPQTKSLRQRRCGHCLLQQPMRSKHCQTCQHCVRRYDHHCPWIENCVGERNHRWFVLYLAVQLIVLLWGLHMAWSGFSHAATWQLWLKANGVLLATAVVAAVLSLTVLLLLGSHLYLVSLNTTTWEFMSRHRISYLKHCGADENPFDRGTLRNLWGFFCMWETVVWEHVYFRQGSEPT, from the exons ATGGGTTATAACGTTGATTCTGTTCCTGCACGACACCG TCTTTTCAACGCAGATCTCCGAAAGCAGGAGGAAACGGGAGAGCTATTAGTTCCCGTCGTGTTCGTTCTGTTGGTGCTGGTGTCCGTGCTGCTGTACTTCGCAGTCTCGCTTATGGACCCGGGGTTTGTCCTGTCCGACGACTGTGACCTCCAG CTGATTCTTGGCATCAGTGAGGAGCAGCAGGACATGATTCCTCAGACCAAGTCGCTACGACAGCGTCGCTGCGGACACTGCTTGTTGCAG CAACCTATGAGATCCAAACACTGCCAGACCTGTCAGCATTGTGTGCGTCGCTACGACCACCACTGCCCCTGGATCGAGAACTGTGTTGGGGAGAGGAACCACCGCTGGTTTGTGCTGTACTTGGCTGTTCAGCTCATAGTCTTGCTGTGGGGACTACACATGGCCTG GTCGGGCTTCAGTCACGCGGCTACGTGGCAGCTGTGGCTGAAAGCCAACGGCGTGCTGCTGGCAACTGCAGTGGTGGCAGCGGTCCTCTCCCTGACGGTGCTGCTTCTCCTGGGCTCACACCTGTACCTGGTGTCCCTGAACACCACCACCTGGGAGTTCATGTCCCGACACCGCATCTCCTACCTCAAGCACTGCGGCGCGGACGAGAACCCCTTCGACCGCGGGACCTTACGCAACCTCTGGGGCTTTTTCTGCATGTGGGAAACAGTGGTGTGGGAGCATGTCTACTTCAGACAAGGCAGCGAGCCCACTTAA
- the pkn3 gene encoding serine/threonine-protein kinase N2 isoform X3, whose amino-acid sequence MLSTAQQMLQDSRTKIELLRMQIVKVTQAREGEREATAPDGRPSETISPLELRLEELRHHLRIEAAVAEGAKNVVKQLGGRRVQDRRALAEAQARLQESSQKLDLLRLSLERRLAELPQDHPKRAAIKEELTVGASPSAQGLQRERRPSSPSASTCSLFKPASLTGHLEVRLMGCQDLLEAVPGRCRVSCPSSTPGSPSEAKSLRMRTGLSTRSANGKTAKGDELSAEISAVLKVDNRMVGRTHWRTVGKEAWDQSFTIELERSRELEIGVYWRDWRALCAVKFLRLEDFLDNQRHGMCLYLEPQGTLFTEVRFINPVIERHPKLQRQKRIFPKEKGKNFLRAAQMNMNFATWGRLMMSVLPPCSSTLTAMSPPLAAPDMPAPRPDLTPPPSAEKTPTSPIPPPRDTAVVKLNFSEERPPKPPRLYLSPSAESPGHKHSKGNSSEAPRDQDLRPTRKRKEDLQMDDFRCISVLGRGHFGKVLLAEYKHTGKLYAIKALKKGDVVTRDEVDSLICEKRIFETINASSHPFLVNLHGCFQTCDHVCFVMEYSPGGDLMTHIHTSIFTERQTRFYAACVLLGLEFLHQNKIVYRDLKLDNLLMDADGFVRIADFGLCKEGMGHGDRTSTFCGTPEFLAPEVLTDSTYTRAVDWWGLGVLIYEMLVGESPFPGDDEEEVFDSIVNDEVRYPRFLSPESASIMQKLLQKNPEKRLGAGEQDANEVKTHRFFQGLDWEALLAKRLRPPFLPSIKAPADVSNFDEEFTRLRPVLTPPHTPFFLTAAQQEIFADFDFSSLS is encoded by the exons ATGCTGTCCACAGCCCAGCAGATGCTTCAGGACAGCCGGACCAAGATTGAGCTGCTGCGCATGCAGATCGTGAAAGTGACCCAGGCCAGGGAGGGCGAGCGGGAGGCCACGGCCCCGGACG GCCGACCCTCCGAGACCATCAGTCCCCTGGAGCTCAGGCTGGAGGAGTTGCGGCACCACCTGCGGATCGAGGCCGCCGTGGCAGAAGGGGCGAAGAACGTGGTGAAGCAGCTCGGAGGGCGCAGGGTGCAGGACCGCCGGGCGCTGGCAGAG GCCCAAGCCCGTTTGCAGGAGTCCTCTCAGAAGTTGGATCTCCTGCGTCTGTCCCTGGAGCGACGGCTCGCAGAACTCCCCCAGGACCACCCCAAACGCGCCGCCATCAAGGAGGAGCTGACGGTGGGCGCCTCGCCCAGTGCCCAGGGCCTACAGAGGGAGCGCcgcccttcctcaccctcagctTCCACATGCTCGCTCTTCAAACCAGCCAGTCTCACGG GTCACCTGGAGGTCAGGCTCATGGGCTGCCAGGATCTGCTGGAGGCGGTGCCGGGCCGCTGCCGCGTGTCCtgcccctcctccacacccgGCAGCCCCTCCGAGGCCAAGTCCCTGAGGATGAGGACCGGCCTGTCCACACGCAGCGCCAACGGCAAGACAGCCAAGGGCGACGAGCTCTCCG CGGAGATCAGCGCAGTGCTGAAGGTGGATAACCGCATGGTGGGCCGCACACACTGGCGGACCGTGGGCAAGGAGGCCTGGGATCAGAGCTTCACCATCGAGCTGGAGCGG TCTCGCGAGCTGGAGATCGGCGTGTACTGGCGGGACTGGAGGGCCCTGTGCGCCGTCAAGTTCCTGCGCCTGGAGGACTTCCTGGATAACCAGCGGCACGGCATGTGCCTCTACCTGGAGCCGCAAGGCACGCTCTTCACTGAG GTCAGGTTCATCAATCCTGTTATTGAGCGGCATCCAAAACTACAGCGGCAGAAGCGTATATTTCCCAAAGAGAAAG GTAAAAACTTCCTGCGGGCGGCGCAGATGAACATGAACTTCGCCACATGGGGGCGcctgatgatgagtgtgttGCCGCCGTGCAGCAGCACCCTAACGGCCATGAGCCCACCGCTGGCCGCCCCCGACATGCCCGCCCCCAGGCCGGACCTTACCCCCCCGCCGTCTGCGGAGAAGACCCCCACCTCCCCGATCCCTCCCCCCAG AGACACCGCGGTGGTCAAGCTGAACTTCAGCGAGGAGCGACCTCCCAAGCCCCCGCGCCTCTACCTGAGCCCGTCGGCAGAGAGCCCAGGCCACAAG CACTCCAAAGGAAACTCTTCTGAAGCACCCAGAGACCAGGATCTGCGGCCCACTCGGAA GAGGAAAGAGGACTTGCAGATGGATGATTTTCGCTGCATCTCTGTCCTTGGCCGAGGTCACTTTGGAAAG GTGCTGCTGGCTGAGTACAAGCACACGGGGAAGCTGTACGCCATCAAAGCCCTGAAGAAAGGCGACGTGGTGACGCGCGATGAAGTAGACAG CCTGATATGTGAGAAGAGGATCTTTGAAACCATCAACGCTTCTAGTCATCCGTTCCTGGTGAACCTGCACGGCTGTTTCCAGACGTGCGACCATGTGTGCTTTGTTATGGAGTACTCGCCCGGGGGAGACCTGAtgacccacatacacaccagtaTCTTTACTGAGCGACAGACCCG GTTTTATGCTGCCTGTGTACTTCTGGGACTTGAGTTTCTGCATCAGAACAAAATTGTTTACCG GGACCTGAAACTGGACAATCTATTGATGGATGCTGATGGTTTTGTGAGGATAGCAGATTTTGGACTTTGCAAAGAGG GTATGGGGCACGGAGACCGCACATCCACGTTCTGTGGAACCCCAGAGTTCCTGGCCCCTGAGGTTCTGACGGACAGCACCTACACCCGCGCCGTGGACTGGTGGGGCCTCGGCGTGCTCATCTACGAGATGCTGGTGGGAGAG TCTCCGTTCCCAGGCGATGACGAAGAGGAGGTCTTTGACAGCATAGTCAATGATGAAGTGCGCTACCCTAGGTTTCTCTCTCCAGAGTCGGCCTCTATAATGCAGAAG CTGTTGCAGAAAAACCCAGAGAAAAGGCTGGGCGCGGGAGAGCAGGACGCCAACGAAGTGAAGACGCACAGGTTCTTCCAG GGGCTGGACTGGGAGGCGCTGTTGGCCAAGCGCCTCAGGCCTCCGTTCCTGCCCAGCATCAAGGCCCCGGCGGACGTCAGCAACTTCGACGAGGAGTTCACGCGCCTCAGACCCGTGCTCACCCCGCCGCACACGCCCTTCTTCCTCACCGCGGCGCAGCAGGAGATCTTCGCTGACTTTGACTTCTCCTCGCTAAGTTGA